The Cycloclasticus sp. genomic sequence CCCTTATTAGTAAAGGCCACGAGCAAGGCTATTTAACGTACGCAGATGTAAACGATCACTTGCCTCAAGACGTCGAGCCAGAACGTATTGAAGAAATCATCAGTATGATTTCCGATATGGGCATTGGCGTGCATGAAGTTGCCCCTGAAACAGACACGGTATCTGATGGTGCGGCAAGTCAGAACATTGATGAGTCTGCAGCGGCTGAAGTGGCTGCGGTTGCTTTAGCAACAGTTGATAAAGAACTCGGAAGAACCACTGACCCAGTGCGTATGTATATGCGTGAAATGGGCACGGTTGGTTTGTTAACGCGTCAAGGCGAGCTGGATATCGCAAAACGCATTGAAGAAGGTCAGAATGATATGTTGTCGGCGATCATTCGCTACCCAGCAGTTGTTACGGCCTTTTTTGACGTATTTGATAAAATTAAAAACGAAGAACTGCGTTTATCCGACTACCTTCCCGATTTTGTTGATCTTGAAGATGATTATGACTATACGCAACCTGCGGCAGCAAAAGATGAAAATGCGCCAGAGATCCCACCGCTAACTGTTGCCGACGTAAAAGTTCGTATTGATGAGATTGTTGTTAAGTACAAAAAGTGCAATAAAGTTATCGCTAAAGAGGGTTACGTCTCAGATAAAACCCAAAAAGAATTTGATGAGCTAGCTTTATTGTTCATGGCGCTCAAATTCACACCGCGTTTCTTCACGTTGTTGACGGGTGTTATGAGAGAGTGCATTGATTTAGTTAGGGCACAAGAAAAAACCATTATTGATATTTGTGTTAAACAGGCAAAAATGCCACGCAAACTATTCATTGCCGGTTTCGTAAAAAATGAAAGCGATTTAACGTGGCTTGAAGAGCACTTAAAGACAGATGCGCCCTTCGTCGCCGTCATAAAAGAAAATTTCCACGAAATTCAAAAAGCGCAAGTAAGGCTTTTGAATGTTGAAAATGAAAGCAAGCTAGTCACCACGGAAATCAAAGACATTAACCGTCGCTTATCCATTGGCGAGGCAAAAATGCGCCGTGCTAAAAAAGAAATGGTCGAAGCAAACTTACGTTTGGTGATCTCTATTGCTAAAAAATACACGAATCGCGGCTTGCAGTTCTTAGATCTTATTCAAGAAGGCAATATCGGTTTAATGAAAGCGGTGGATAAGTTTGAATATCGCCGTGGTTATAAGTTTTCTACCTATGCGACGTGGTGGATTCGCCAAGCGATTACCCGTTCAATTGCCGACCAAGCAAGAACCATTCGTATACCGGTTCATATGATTGAAACGATCAATAAGCTGAACCGTATTTCACGTCAAATTCTTCAAGAAAAAGGCCGTGAAGCATTGCCAGAAGAGTTAGCAATAGAAATGGAAATGCCAGAAGATAAGGTTCGCAAGGTGCTTAAAATAGCGAAAGAACCGATTTCAATGGGTACGCCGATTGGTGATGATGAGGACTCCAGCTTAGGAGACTTTATTGAAGATGCAAATGCAGTTTCTCCAGTGGATTCAGCTACAATAGAGAGCCTAAGAGAATCAACACAAGATGTGCTTGCTGGCTTAACCGCTCGTGAAGCGAAAGTCATCAGAATGCGTTTTGGTATCAATATGAATACCGATCATACGCTTGAAGAAGTAGGTAAGCAGTTTGATGTAACACGTGAGCGTATTCGCCAAATAGAAGCGAAAGCACTGCGCAAATTACGTCACCCCTCACGTACAGAACATCTACGTAGTTTTATAGACACCACAGAATAAACCTAAAGGGCCTGTAGCTCAGTTGGTTAGAGCAGGGGACTCATAATCCCTTTGTCCGCGGTTCAAGTCCGTGCAGGCCCACCATGTAAAATTAGCCTCATTGCCCTTACGGTAATGGGGCTTTTTTATGTGATTTTCGTGTGACTTTGCTATGCTCTGCCATGAGCGCTCACGTTGATTACGGTACTGCCGCTTCTCATCTTGTTTATTCAAGTTGTTTCAACACGCCCACACTAATTGAGGACTATTTATAATGCAGCTGTTAAACCGAGAGTACGGTGAAGAACAACCCTATTGGCCGCTTGGGCCTTTTAAAATAAGGTTACCTTTTATTCATTACCGCTGGGAAACAGCCGAAATGATTCAAGGGGTTATTATGTTTGTGGTGGGCTTGGCCATGATACCCCTACTAGAAACTTACCTAGGCATGCCTTATGAGGCAGCCCTCGCCTTTACCTTTATTGCAGGAGTGCTTTATACGCTACCCGCATTATTAGGCGTACCCTTAATGCCTGGTTGGATAACGCCCGCCCT encodes the following:
- the rpoD gene encoding RNA polymerase sigma factor RpoD, which encodes MDKEQQQEQASKIKALISKGHEQGYLTYADVNDHLPQDVEPERIEEIISMISDMGIGVHEVAPETDTVSDGAASQNIDESAAAEVAAVALATVDKELGRTTDPVRMYMREMGTVGLLTRQGELDIAKRIEEGQNDMLSAIIRYPAVVTAFFDVFDKIKNEELRLSDYLPDFVDLEDDYDYTQPAAAKDENAPEIPPLTVADVKVRIDEIVVKYKKCNKVIAKEGYVSDKTQKEFDELALLFMALKFTPRFFTLLTGVMRECIDLVRAQEKTIIDICVKQAKMPRKLFIAGFVKNESDLTWLEEHLKTDAPFVAVIKENFHEIQKAQVRLLNVENESKLVTTEIKDINRRLSIGEAKMRRAKKEMVEANLRLVISIAKKYTNRGLQFLDLIQEGNIGLMKAVDKFEYRRGYKFSTYATWWIRQAITRSIADQARTIRIPVHMIETINKLNRISRQILQEKGREALPEELAIEMEMPEDKVRKVLKIAKEPISMGTPIGDDEDSSLGDFIEDANAVSPVDSATIESLRESTQDVLAGLTAREAKVIRMRFGINMNTDHTLEEVGKQFDVTRERIRQIEAKALRKLRHPSRTEHLRSFIDTTE